From the genome of Miscanthus floridulus cultivar M001 chromosome 10, ASM1932011v1, whole genome shotgun sequence, one region includes:
- the LOC136485159 gene encoding uncharacterized protein isoform X2 gives MAASALAAARAVIHRLAHNAAAATSSPPSSSAWGALDVAVASFRGHLPRNLSLDAYYAALLPLPTAAPASITEIDPSAASSPSSTKATVTPPPAALKNLCFSTAPLSASWSFSSAVATPTPPPPPTSLSPRRILFVIDLLNGPVLTKDEELMFRKAFNEKFPHFKLPL, from the exons ATGGCCGCCTCCGCGCTGGCGGCCGCTCGCGCGGTCATCCATCGCCTGGCgcacaacgccgccgccgccacctcctcgcCGCCTTCCTCTTCGGCATGGGGCGCCCTGGACGTGGCGGTTGCGTCGTTCCGAGGACATCTGCCGAGGAACTTGTCCCTGGATGCCTACTACGCCGCTTTGCTTCCTCTGCCGACCGCGGCTCCTGCGTCTATCACGGAGATCGACCCTTCTGCTGCATCCTCCCCTTCATCGACGAAGGCGACCGTGACCCCACCACCAGCAGCGCTTAAG AACCTGTGCTTCTCTACCGCCCCCCTCAGTGCCTCATGGTCGTTCTCATCAGCGGTGGCGACCCCAACGCCACCTCCGCCCCCTACTTCACTAAGCCCAAGA AGAATCCTGTTTGTCATTGACTTGCTCAACGGACCGGTGCTAACTAAAGATGAGGAACTTATGTTTAGAAAAGCTTTTAATGAGAAGTTCCCTCACTTCAAG CTCCCTTTGTGA
- the LOC136485159 gene encoding uncharacterized protein isoform X1, translating to MAASALAAARAVIHRLAHNAAAATSSPPSSSAWGALDVAVASFRGHLPRNLSLDAYYAALLPLPTAAPASITEIDPSAASSPSSTKATVTPPPAALKNLCFSTAPLSASWSFSSAVATPTPPPPPTSLSPRRILFVIDLLNGPVLTKDEELMFRKAFNEKFPHFKGCNEA from the exons ATGGCCGCCTCCGCGCTGGCGGCCGCTCGCGCGGTCATCCATCGCCTGGCgcacaacgccgccgccgccacctcctcgcCGCCTTCCTCTTCGGCATGGGGCGCCCTGGACGTGGCGGTTGCGTCGTTCCGAGGACATCTGCCGAGGAACTTGTCCCTGGATGCCTACTACGCCGCTTTGCTTCCTCTGCCGACCGCGGCTCCTGCGTCTATCACGGAGATCGACCCTTCTGCTGCATCCTCCCCTTCATCGACGAAGGCGACCGTGACCCCACCACCAGCAGCGCTTAAG AACCTGTGCTTCTCTACCGCCCCCCTCAGTGCCTCATGGTCGTTCTCATCAGCGGTGGCGACCCCAACGCCACCTCCGCCCCCTACTTCACTAAGCCCAAGA AGAATCCTGTTTGTCATTGACTTGCTCAACGGACCGGTGCTAACTAAAGATGAGGAACTTATGTTTAGAAAAGCTTTTAATGAGAAGTTCCCTCACTTCAAG GGATGTAACGAAGCTTGA